The following proteins are encoded in a genomic region of Thermosinus carboxydivorans Nor1:
- a CDS encoding 4Fe-4S binding protein, whose amino-acid sequence MAKVNWESVKYESSKGQWSIFPGLCKGCGLCMEKCPVKCIGWSEGLGVYGTPRVEANMEKCIVCGICQMICPDCAIRVEKKK is encoded by the coding sequence ATGGCCAAAGTTAACTGGGAATCGGTAAAATACGAAAGCAGCAAAGGCCAGTGGAGTATATTCCCGGGACTGTGCAAGGGCTGCGGGCTGTGCATGGAAAAATGTCCGGTTAAATGCATCGGCTGGTCCGAAGGGCTGGGCGTTTATGGTACGCCGCGCGTCGAAGCCAATATGGAAAAATGCATTGTCTGCGGTATCTGCCAAATGATTTGCCCCGATTGCGCCATTCGGGTTGAGAAAAAGAAATAG
- a CDS encoding FadR/GntR family transcriptional regulator, with translation MFKPVKTRKVYEEIVEQIKQLIVEGKLQPGDKLLSERELSERLNVSRASVREAFSALEMMGIITIRPGEGSFVRQVSYEGMLEPLSFLLQVDAADVLQLLEVRKILEVETAALAALRATPQDLEDIYRAMNSMVEQVNAGDIGDLGDAAFHCSLARATNNMVLIKVMNTITDLMNNTFRSSRQRLFLVEHMPEALHRSHCAIYEAVAAKDAQLARARMRDHLAMVEQAMLKLKNGKVNIVIKNFEHNDKIAADSKNKKDFKQSS, from the coding sequence ATGTTTAAGCCGGTTAAGACGCGGAAAGTGTATGAAGAAATTGTCGAGCAGATCAAGCAGTTAATTGTCGAGGGCAAACTGCAGCCAGGCGATAAGCTGCTTTCTGAGCGCGAACTCAGCGAGCGGCTGAATGTCAGCCGGGCGTCGGTGCGTGAAGCCTTTAGCGCCCTGGAAATGATGGGGATTATCACCATCCGCCCAGGCGAGGGCAGTTTTGTTCGGCAGGTTTCCTACGAGGGGATGCTGGAGCCGCTATCCTTTCTTTTGCAGGTCGATGCGGCTGACGTTCTGCAACTGTTGGAAGTACGCAAAATCCTGGAGGTGGAAACGGCGGCGCTCGCTGCCTTGCGGGCCACGCCGCAGGACCTGGAGGACATTTACCGGGCGATGAACAGCATGGTTGAGCAGGTAAACGCCGGCGATATTGGCGACTTGGGCGACGCTGCTTTTCATTGCAGCCTGGCGCGGGCGACGAACAACATGGTACTGATCAAAGTCATGAATACCATTACTGACTTGATGAACAATACGTTTCGCTCTTCCCGCCAGCGGCTTTTTTTGGTGGAACATATGCCGGAGGCCCTTCATCGGTCGCACTGCGCCATTTATGAAGCTGTCGCCGCGAAGGATGCGCAACTGGCGCGGGCGCGAATGCGCGACCATTTGGCGATGGTGGAACAGGCTATGCTCAAATTGAAAAACGGCAAGGTTAATATTGTTATTAAAAACTTTGAACATAATGATAAAATTGCGGCGGATAGCAAGAACAAAAAGGATTTTAAGCAGTCGTCGTAG
- a CDS encoding polyprenyl synthetase family protein has product MTKTTMFALVEADLLAVEQALSEIIHSPVDQLTQVGRHLLQAGGKRLRPALYLLCAKSRQVETASLLPIAVAIEMIHMATLVHDDVIDNAATRRGLPTANSRWGNHVSVLSGDFLFAKAFSTVAKHATPAMLRILTDVVCSMCEGEILQIRDTFSAEQSEEDYLVRIAKKTADFIAASCELGGLSAGLAPDEVAALRRYGHAVGMAFQITDDILDITASSAQLGKPAGNDLRQGIITLPVLYALQHSPRREELRRLVISRDMDEPGLKQGLAIVQDSGGIEYAYEYVSRYLQEARLALPAGLDGAIRQTLIAIADFVGLRKY; this is encoded by the coding sequence ATGACCAAAACTACCATGTTTGCCTTAGTCGAGGCTGATTTATTGGCTGTTGAGCAGGCGCTGTCAGAAATAATACACTCGCCCGTTGACCAACTTACTCAGGTGGGAAGGCACTTATTGCAGGCGGGCGGCAAACGGTTGCGGCCCGCCTTGTATCTTTTGTGCGCCAAAAGCCGTCAGGTCGAGACAGCATCACTGCTGCCAATTGCGGTGGCTATCGAAATGATCCATATGGCTACTTTGGTTCACGATGACGTTATCGACAATGCCGCGACCCGCCGGGGATTGCCTACGGCCAACTCCCGCTGGGGCAACCATGTATCCGTCCTGTCGGGCGACTTTTTATTTGCCAAGGCTTTTTCGACGGTGGCCAAACATGCCACTCCCGCCATGCTGCGCATCCTCACCGATGTAGTATGTTCCATGTGCGAGGGGGAAATTTTGCAAATTCGGGATACGTTTAGCGCCGAGCAGTCGGAAGAGGATTACTTGGTGCGGATAGCCAAGAAAACCGCCGATTTTATCGCGGCTAGTTGCGAATTGGGCGGCCTGTCGGCAGGCCTTGCGCCGGACGAGGTGGCGGCTCTGCGCCGGTACGGGCATGCGGTGGGTATGGCCTTTCAGATTACCGACGATATTCTGGATATCACTGCTTCTTCAGCCCAACTAGGCAAGCCGGCGGGCAATGACCTGCGGCAGGGCATTATCACCCTGCCGGTGTTATACGCTTTGCAGCACAGCCCCCGCCGGGAAGAATTGCGCCGACTGGTTATCAGCCGCGACATGGATGAACCTGGTCTTAAGCAAGGACTGGCGATTGTGCAGGACAGTGGCGGCATCGAGTATGCTTACGAGTATGTCAGCCGTTATCTGCAAGAAGCTCGTTTAGCCTTACCGGCCGGTCTCGATGGCGCCATTCGCCAAACGCTTATCGCTATCGCCGATTTTGTCGGATTGCGTAAGTATTGA